In Nitrospirota bacterium, the DNA window CCCCGACAGTCCTTCCCCCCTCACGGATGGCGAACCTCAGTTCCTTTTCCATCGCGATGGGGGCAATCAGCTCCACCTCAAGGGTGACATTGTCCCCGGGCATCACC includes these proteins:
- the tuf gene encoding elongation factor Tu (EF-Tu; promotes GTP-dependent binding of aminoacyl-tRNA to the A-site of ribosomes during protein biosynthesis; when the tRNA anticodon matches the mRNA codon, GTP hydrolysis results; the inactive EF-Tu-GDP leaves the ribosome and release of GDP is promoted by elongation factor Ts; many prokaryotes have two copies of the gene encoding EF-Tu), which gives rise to VMPGDNVTLEVELIAPIAMEKELRFAIREGGRTVGAGVVTEVLG